One uncultured Fretibacterium sp. DNA window includes the following coding sequences:
- a CDS encoding KH domain-containing protein, with protein sequence MVNYKELVEFIVKYLVTQPDAVSVESGEEENATKVMIRVAHEDVGRIIGKRGATINAIRLLAKAAAVKAGEKVDVDIVEE encoded by the coding sequence ATGGTCAACTATAAGGAGCTCGTCGAATTTATCGTCAAATACCTCGTAACGCAGCCGGATGCCGTTAGCGTTGAGAGTGGAGAGGAAGAAAATGCTACCAAGGTCATGATTCGCGTCGCTCATGAGGATGTCGGACGCATTATCGGAAAACGGGGGGCCACGATAAACGCGATTCGGCTCCTGGCCAAAGCGGCCGCCGTCAAAGCTGGAGAAAAGGTGGATGTCGACATCGTCGAGGAATGA
- the rpsP gene encoding 30S ribosomal protein S16 — protein MAVRIRLSRLGRKKAPFYRLVVADSRSPRDGRFIELIGTYNPMTDPAAVAIDEERALYWLSVGAQPSDTARGLLKKQGIWEKFESAKAH, from the coding sequence ATGGCGGTACGAATTCGTTTGTCGCGTCTGGGCAGGAAGAAAGCTCCGTTTTACAGGCTGGTGGTTGCGGACTCGCGTTCGCCCAGGGACGGCCGGTTCATCGAGTTGATCGGGACCTACAACCCCATGACCGACCCGGCGGCCGTGGCCATCGACGAGGAGCGCGCGCTGTATTGGCTGAGCGTCGGGGCCCAGCCCTCGGATACGGCCAGAGGACTTTTGAAGAAACAGGGGATCTGGGAGAAGTTCGAGAGCGCGAAAGCCCACTAG
- a CDS encoding protein-L-isoaspartate(D-aspartate) O-methyltransferase, whose translation MQDWRSAARDMVESQLIPRNIRNEEVLKAMASVPRHLFVPIRYAEDAYIDRPLPIGRRQTISQPYMVAKMTELLEAEKGMKVLEIGTGSGYQSAVLASMGLDVWSVERVDLLAKRAQKLLSDMGFGVKVFHGDGRLGWAEAAPFDRVIVTAASERVEPAWEDQLAPGGRLVVPQDVMTGGQRLLVRRKGDSGYADTWYDYCRFVPLLEGKDDRGALLGRRSFPQE comes from the coding sequence ATGCAGGATTGGCGTTCGGCGGCCCGCGATATGGTGGAGTCCCAGCTGATTCCCCGGAATATCCGGAACGAGGAGGTTCTTAAGGCCATGGCCTCGGTTCCGAGGCACCTTTTCGTCCCGATCCGGTACGCGGAGGACGCCTACATCGACAGGCCGCTGCCGATAGGGAGACGGCAGACGATCTCCCAGCCCTACATGGTGGCGAAGATGACGGAGCTCCTGGAGGCGGAAAAGGGGATGAAGGTCCTGGAGATCGGGACCGGATCGGGATACCAGTCAGCGGTCCTGGCCTCCATGGGACTCGACGTCTGGTCGGTGGAGCGCGTCGACCTCCTGGCGAAGCGGGCGCAGAAGCTCCTTTCCGACATGGGGTTCGGCGTGAAGGTCTTCCACGGAGACGGGCGTCTGGGATGGGCGGAGGCCGCGCCCTTTGACCGCGTCATCGTCACGGCGGCCTCGGAGCGCGTCGAGCCGGCGTGGGAGGACCAACTGGCGCCGGGAGGGCGCCTGGTCGTGCCGCAGGACGTGATGACGGGAGGGCAGAGGCTCCTCGTGCGCCGCAAGGGGGATTCCGGGTACGCGGATACCTGGTATGATTATTGCCGTTTCGTCCCCCTGCTGGAGGGAAAGGACGACAGGGGGGCGCTGTTGGGGCGGCGTTCGTTCCCACAGGAATAA
- a CDS encoding J domain-containing protein, protein MDSFKNYYSILNVSETAPHDEIKAAFRRMARLYAPDVNPDPSVTRRFEDILEAWGVLGDAVARREYDRSRGVWNLMEGNPPFSAWRGPGAAPSSPPPSVDPLDRVKVEQVRVLGHAPRRRASHSREREMKVEEYFERSGVSLLVLGSLFLLGLSGWLRLENLGNGRGVLKALLQGVIWGPLFWLSFWGIRFHVFALRAGRKLGALYPCLLGMAYAFFARWFLRDVREPALPLGVDWLLWYASFVVIFAAFAVLLEPKGSESSM, encoded by the coding sequence ATGGACAGCTTCAAAAATTATTACTCGATCTTGAACGTCTCCGAGACGGCCCCTCACGACGAGATCAAGGCGGCCTTCCGGAGGATGGCCAGGCTCTATGCTCCCGACGTGAACCCCGACCCCTCCGTGACCCGTCGTTTCGAGGATATCCTCGAGGCCTGGGGGGTGCTGGGCGATGCCGTGGCCCGCAGGGAATACGACCGGAGCCGGGGGGTCTGGAACCTTATGGAGGGCAACCCTCCGTTTTCTGCCTGGAGGGGGCCCGGTGCGGCGCCTTCCTCTCCCCCTCCATCCGTCGATCCTCTTGATCGGGTGAAGGTCGAGCAGGTGAGGGTCCTCGGGCACGCTCCCCGCAGGCGGGCTTCCCATAGCCGCGAGCGGGAGATGAAGGTGGAGGAGTATTTTGAGCGCTCCGGGGTTTCTCTGTTGGTCCTGGGCAGCCTCTTTCTCCTAGGGCTTTCGGGGTGGCTGAGGCTCGAAAATCTGGGTAATGGACGTGGGGTGCTGAAGGCCCTCCTGCAGGGGGTGATCTGGGGCCCCCTTTTTTGGCTGTCGTTCTGGGGCATTCGCTTTCATGTCTTTGCGCTGCGGGCCGGGCGGAAGCTGGGGGCCCTTTATCCCTGCCTTTTGGGCATGGCCTACGCTTTCTTCGCTCGATGGTTCCTTAGGGACGTCCGGGAGCCGGCCTTGCCGCTCGGCGTGGATTGGCTTCTATGGTACGCCTCCTTCGTCGTCATCTTCGCCGCTTTCGCGGTCCTCCTGGAGCCGAAGGGCTCCGAATCTTCGATGTAA
- the rimM gene encoding ribosome maturation factor RimM (Essential for efficient processing of 16S rRNA): MSTSSRNERAGSVPASNLPDGKVVIGRVSSPHGVRGELTIVPLTDFPERFQEMDSLDLYREGVLLSTLNVRRIRFNEGKDSLILESDLGDRDEAAALSGALVLIDAEDRVELPEGHFWIDDLIGLRVEDLEGRPLGTVKDILTAGTSETYEILGLDGRVHYVPAVEEFVRDIDLDLGRIRISLIEGLWD, encoded by the coding sequence ATGTCGACATCGTCGAGGAATGAACGGGCAGGATCCGTCCCGGCCTCGAACCTCCCCGACGGGAAGGTGGTGATTGGGCGCGTCTCCTCGCCTCATGGCGTTCGAGGGGAGTTGACGATCGTTCCCCTGACCGACTTTCCCGAGCGTTTTCAGGAGATGGACTCCCTGGACCTCTACAGGGAGGGCGTCCTGCTGTCCACGCTGAACGTGAGGCGGATTCGCTTCAACGAGGGGAAGGACAGCCTCATCCTGGAGAGCGATCTCGGGGACCGGGACGAGGCTGCGGCCCTGTCGGGGGCTCTGGTCCTCATCGATGCGGAGGATCGCGTCGAGCTGCCGGAGGGGCACTTCTGGATCGACGACCTCATCGGCCTGAGGGTCGAGGATCTGGAGGGCCGCCCCCTGGGGACGGTGAAGGACATCCTCACGGCCGGTACGAGCGAGACCTATGAGATATTGGGATTGGATGGCCGGGTGCACTATGTCCCGGCGGTGGAAGAATTTGTCCGGGACATCGACCTCGATCTGGGGCGGATTCGCATTTCCCTGATCGAGGGCCTCTGGGACTGA
- the ffh gene encoding signal recognition particle protein: protein MFESLRSKLESAFSRLRGKGKLSEADVDLALREIRKSLLEADVDFKVVRDLIERIRVRAVQLDVLESISAAQHVSTVVYEELIALMGEPAPLTIASKPPTVILMAGLQGSGKTTTTVKLARRLKDSHNPLVVACDLRRPAAVEQLRVLAEQSKVAFFGPADGGQDVLKVVREAADYAASRLHDVILLDTAGRLHVDGDLMEELGAVAGVLPPQEKLLVVDAMMGQEAVNVARSFHELLSLTGLVLTKLDGDARGGSALAIRAATGIPVKFAGVGEGTDALEVFDSRRMASRIMGMGDIQGLLEKVQAAGVEETAQIAESLKDRHFTLETLLLQFQQIEKMGPLGKVMEMVPGFSRIKGMDASQMDDSVIRRNKAIIQSMTRSERLNPKIIKGSRRRRIAMGSGTSVQMVNQLLAQYEQMKKLFKTFSSGGKGFNLRSLFGRRGRFF from the coding sequence ATGTTTGAATCCCTGAGATCGAAGCTGGAGTCCGCGTTCTCCCGACTGCGCGGCAAGGGCAAGCTGTCCGAGGCCGATGTCGATCTCGCGCTGCGCGAGATCCGCAAGTCGCTCCTGGAGGCGGACGTCGACTTCAAGGTCGTCCGAGATCTGATCGAGAGGATCAGGGTGCGGGCGGTCCAGCTCGACGTCCTGGAGTCCATCTCGGCGGCGCAGCATGTCTCGACCGTCGTCTACGAGGAACTGATCGCCCTCATGGGGGAGCCGGCCCCCTTGACCATCGCCTCGAAGCCGCCGACTGTCATCCTGATGGCGGGCCTGCAGGGGAGCGGAAAGACGACGACGACCGTCAAGCTGGCCCGGCGTCTCAAGGACTCCCACAATCCTCTGGTCGTGGCCTGCGATCTTCGCCGTCCCGCCGCCGTCGAGCAGCTGAGAGTCCTGGCCGAGCAGTCCAAGGTCGCTTTCTTCGGCCCTGCGGACGGGGGACAGGATGTCCTGAAGGTCGTGCGCGAAGCGGCCGATTATGCGGCCTCCCGCCTGCACGACGTCATCCTGTTGGACACGGCCGGACGCCTTCATGTCGACGGGGACCTGATGGAGGAGCTCGGCGCCGTCGCCGGGGTCCTGCCCCCTCAGGAGAAGTTGCTGGTGGTCGACGCCATGATGGGGCAGGAGGCGGTGAACGTCGCGCGGTCGTTCCATGAGCTCCTGAGCCTGACGGGCCTGGTCCTGACCAAGCTGGACGGCGATGCCCGGGGAGGAAGCGCCCTGGCCATACGGGCCGCAACGGGGATTCCCGTCAAGTTCGCCGGCGTCGGAGAGGGGACGGATGCGCTCGAGGTCTTCGATTCCCGGCGCATGGCCAGCCGCATCATGGGGATGGGGGATATCCAGGGGCTGCTCGAAAAGGTTCAGGCCGCGGGGGTGGAGGAGACCGCCCAGATTGCGGAGAGCCTCAAGGACAGGCACTTCACCCTGGAGACCCTGCTGCTTCAGTTCCAGCAGATCGAGAAGATGGGGCCCTTGGGCAAGGTGATGGAGATGGTGCCCGGGTTCAGCCGCATCAAGGGGATGGACGCCTCGCAGATGGACGACTCGGTCATTCGCCGCAACAAGGCCATCATTCAGTCCATGACGCGCTCGGAACGGCTCAACCCGAAAATCATCAAGGGATCGAGGCGCAGGCGTATCGCCATGGGATCGGGGACCTCCGTCCAGATGGTCAATCAGCTGCTGGCACAGTACGAACAGATGAAAAAGCTCTTCAAGACCTTTTCCTCGGGGGGCAAAGGGTTCAATCTCCGCTCCCTCTTCGGGAGGCGGGGGCGTTTTTTCTAA
- a CDS encoding sigma factor-like helix-turn-helix DNA-binding protein produces the protein MNGWDDDKERLERRMRFNALYDLYSPLLTERQRDVYEMLHFSDLAPAEVAKSLGITRQAVHILVRRTMDRLDAIERDLKFAEIVERLEGRIRELEESLRRYTDV, from the coding sequence GTGAATGGCTGGGACGACGACAAGGAGCGCCTGGAGCGCCGGATGCGTTTCAATGCGCTTTACGATCTCTATTCCCCCCTCCTGACGGAGCGGCAGAGGGATGTCTACGAGATGCTCCATTTTTCCGATCTCGCTCCGGCCGAGGTGGCGAAGTCCCTTGGAATCACGCGTCAGGCCGTCCATATTCTGGTCCGCCGCACGATGGACCGTCTGGACGCCATAGAGCGCGACCTGAAATTTGCCGAGATCGTCGAGCGCCTGGAAGGGCGTATCCGCGAGCTGGAGGAAAGCCTGAGGCGATATACGGATGTTTGA
- a CDS encoding QueT transporter family protein, translated as MKLRNLALGGMVAALYAALTVLLAPLSYGPVQLRFSEGLTLLPYFLPEAVPGLAAGCLIANLFGGYGAVDVIVGTGATLLAALLTRRMPRLWMAALPPVLVNMLLIGGMLHVLVGTPLAATCLYVGLGEAGACFLIGLPLMRSLERRGILRRDAGGSVR; from the coding sequence ATGAAACTCAGGAATCTGGCCTTGGGGGGCATGGTCGCCGCCCTGTATGCCGCTTTGACCGTGCTCCTCGCGCCTCTCTCCTACGGGCCGGTTCAGCTTCGCTTCTCCGAGGGGCTGACGCTTCTGCCCTATTTCCTGCCCGAGGCAGTCCCGGGGCTGGCCGCGGGCTGCCTGATCGCCAATCTGTTCGGAGGGTACGGGGCGGTCGACGTGATCGTTGGGACGGGGGCGACGCTGCTGGCAGCGTTACTGACGCGCCGGATGCCCCGCCTCTGGATGGCCGCGCTGCCTCCGGTGCTTGTGAATATGTTGTTGATCGGGGGAATGCTGCATGTTCTCGTTGGAACCCCTCTCGCGGCGACCTGCCTGTATGTCGGGCTGGGCGAGGCGGGGGCCTGTTTTTTGATAGGGCTTCCCCTGATGCGTTCGCTCGAGAGGCGCGGCATCCTGAGGCGGGATGCCGGGGGAAGCGTACGGTAG